Proteins encoded by one window of Micromonospora coxensis:
- a CDS encoding class I SAM-dependent methyltransferase: MSVSETPTSRLRAPRRVTGGGVRGFTRRLRSAVRTASGLEVLAAWPFLAGPLARLERRPLLHGLVLSAFGLRRPIFVDFPVRPEPRFGHGRPDHPALTALLDRGRDRYAERLRGFLTYADHLAAVPLRDDLDSGAPYWVNGWLPPLDALALYGFLADGDPRRYVEIGSGNSTKFARRAIRDHGLRTRITSIDPAPRASVDVLCDEVVRSPLERTDLAVFDTLEAGDVVFFDGSHRSFMGSDVTVFFFEVLPRLRPGVLVQVHDIMLPRDYPPEWRHRHYNEQYLLAAFLLAGGDRWQVELPNAFVAGDPALREVAAPLWRRLGLTEHHLPASFWLRIAGG; the protein is encoded by the coding sequence ATGAGCGTCTCCGAAACCCCCACCAGCCGGCTGCGCGCCCCGCGACGGGTCACCGGCGGCGGCGTACGCGGCTTCACCCGCCGGCTGCGCAGCGCGGTGCGTACCGCCTCCGGGCTGGAGGTGCTGGCCGCGTGGCCGTTCCTCGCCGGGCCGCTGGCCCGGCTGGAACGCCGGCCGCTGCTGCACGGCCTGGTGCTCTCCGCGTTCGGGCTGCGCCGGCCGATCTTCGTGGACTTCCCGGTCCGGCCGGAGCCGCGCTTCGGCCACGGCCGCCCCGACCATCCGGCGCTCACCGCGCTCCTGGACCGCGGACGGGACCGGTACGCCGAGCGGCTGCGGGGGTTCCTGACCTACGCCGACCACCTGGCCGCCGTCCCGCTGCGCGACGATCTCGACTCCGGCGCGCCGTACTGGGTCAACGGGTGGCTGCCACCGCTGGACGCGCTGGCCCTGTACGGCTTCCTCGCCGACGGCGACCCCCGCCGCTACGTCGAGATCGGCTCGGGCAACTCCACCAAGTTCGCCCGCCGGGCGATCCGCGACCACGGGCTGCGGACCCGGATCACCTCGATCGACCCGGCGCCACGGGCCAGCGTGGACGTGCTCTGCGACGAGGTGGTGCGCTCCCCGCTGGAGCGGACCGACCTGGCCGTCTTCGACACGCTGGAGGCGGGCGACGTGGTGTTCTTCGACGGCTCGCACCGCAGCTTCATGGGCTCCGACGTGACGGTGTTCTTCTTCGAGGTGCTGCCCCGGCTCCGGCCCGGTGTGCTGGTGCAGGTGCACGACATCATGCTGCCGCGCGACTACCCGCCCGAGTGGCGTCACCGGCACTACAACGAGCAGTACCTGCTGGCCGCGTTCCTGCTCGCCGGGGGCGATCGCTGGCAGGTCGAGCTGCCGAACGCGTTCGTCGCCGGTGACCCGGCACTGCGGGAGGTGGCCGCGCCGCTGTGGCGGCGGCTGGGGCTGACCGAGCACCACCTGCCGGCCTCGTTCTGGCTGCGTATCGCCGGGGGGTGA
- a CDS encoding endonuclease/exonuclease/phosphatase family protein yields the protein MSAVVAPHPAAAPPAATPDPPASPTRRRIGAALLFLAGAWVAFVVAHRLLSGRWWRWLLPELVPPPAFVLVPALLLLLALAAGPARRRVALLAVAALLLGADLSGFNPAVLRTPPPAPADALRLVSWNTTVWNHDDDPDRFYALLTARRADVYLLQEYKPADDPAARDADLARLRREFPGYQVAARGELVTLTRFPIVGVTALPADPPPGSDWRTDYWEVKSLRTDLRIGTRTVSVYNTHILVPLDLSSPLRATFHRRRHEFFQRRQVQYDAIAADLDRNPLPAVVAGDLNTSPAMADLDRLTDRLTDAGRASGSAYPRSWAIGGQRWWRLDWTFVSADWTVHRYWLRDVDGMSDHRMQESTLSLGGDR from the coding sequence GTGAGCGCCGTCGTGGCGCCCCACCCCGCCGCCGCGCCCCCGGCCGCCACCCCGGACCCGCCGGCGTCCCCGACCCGTCGCCGCATCGGCGCCGCCCTGCTGTTCCTGGCCGGGGCCTGGGTGGCCTTCGTGGTGGCGCACCGGCTGCTCAGCGGCCGCTGGTGGCGCTGGCTGCTGCCGGAGCTGGTGCCGCCGCCGGCGTTCGTGCTCGTGCCCGCGCTGCTGCTCCTGCTCGCCCTGGCGGCCGGGCCGGCCCGGCGGCGGGTGGCGCTGCTGGCCGTCGCGGCGCTGCTGCTCGGCGCCGACCTGTCCGGGTTCAATCCCGCCGTGCTGCGCACCCCGCCGCCCGCGCCCGCCGACGCGCTGCGGCTGGTCTCCTGGAACACCACCGTCTGGAACCACGACGACGACCCCGACCGGTTCTACGCCCTGCTGACCGCCCGCCGGGCCGACGTCTACCTGTTGCAGGAGTACAAGCCGGCCGACGACCCGGCGGCGCGCGACGCCGACCTGGCCCGGCTGCGCCGGGAGTTCCCCGGCTACCAGGTGGCCGCCCGGGGCGAGCTGGTCACGCTGACCCGGTTCCCGATCGTCGGGGTCACCGCGCTGCCGGCCGACCCGCCGCCCGGCTCCGACTGGCGCACCGACTACTGGGAGGTCAAGTCGCTCCGCACCGACCTGCGGATCGGGACCCGGACCGTCTCGGTCTACAACACCCACATCCTGGTGCCGCTGGACCTGAGCAGCCCGCTGCGGGCGACGTTCCACCGCCGCCGGCACGAGTTCTTCCAGCGCCGCCAGGTCCAGTACGACGCGATCGCCGCAGACCTGGACCGCAACCCGCTGCCCGCCGTGGTGGCCGGCGACCTGAACACCAGCCCGGCCATGGCCGACCTGGACCGGCTCACCGACCGGCTGACCGACGCCGGCCGGGCCAGCGGGTCGGCGTACCCGCGGTCCTGGGCGATCGGGGGACAGCGGTGGTGGCGGCTGGACTGGACGTTCGTCTCCGCCGACTGGACGGTGCACCGCTACTGGCTGCGCGACGTGGACGGCATGTCCGACCACCGGATGCAGGAGAGCACCCTCTCCCTCGGCGGCGACCGGTGA
- a CDS encoding lysylphosphatidylglycerol synthase domain-containing protein, with protein MTRARFWAVLRVVGYAAVLAFLGWQVWRVRHGMGESLRTVGWPTALAAGVLAAVGGVPGFFGWRLLLAGLGSRLSLRDATWVFFLAGLTRYLPGGVWPAVAHAAMARPLRQPPARLAAAFLVTQGLAAVSGVLVGILALPWLVAQSRWWWLLLPAGAAALAPVLAPRLLTRLLGLAARLLRRGGEGTGPLLPARATLLGATALMLLGWLISGLHITVLAVALGADPGRALGVGVGGFALSVVAGLFAVVMPTGLGVREVVLAVTLATLVAGPDLVTLVALSRVLLTVGDIGSTGVVLGLLGVTGRRRPVPAPVPVDELEGAPS; from the coding sequence GTGACCCGGGCGCGGTTCTGGGCCGTCCTGCGGGTGGTCGGGTACGCCGCCGTGCTGGCCTTCCTCGGCTGGCAGGTCTGGCGGGTACGGCACGGCATGGGGGAGAGCCTGCGTACGGTCGGCTGGCCGACCGCGCTCGCCGCCGGTGTGCTGGCCGCCGTCGGTGGCGTACCCGGGTTCTTCGGCTGGCGGCTGCTCCTGGCCGGGCTCGGCAGCCGGCTGTCGCTGCGGGACGCGACCTGGGTCTTCTTCCTCGCCGGTCTGACCCGGTACCTGCCCGGCGGCGTCTGGCCCGCGGTGGCCCACGCCGCGATGGCCCGTCCGCTGCGCCAGCCACCGGCCCGGCTCGCCGCCGCGTTCCTGGTCACCCAGGGGCTGGCGGCGGTCTCCGGGGTCCTGGTCGGCATCCTGGCGCTGCCCTGGCTGGTCGCGCAGAGCCGCTGGTGGTGGCTGCTGCTGCCGGCCGGCGCCGCCGCGCTGGCGCCGGTGCTGGCGCCCCGCCTGTTGACCCGGCTGCTGGGCCTCGCGGCCCGCCTGCTGCGCCGTGGCGGCGAGGGCACCGGGCCGCTGCTGCCGGCCCGCGCGACGCTGCTCGGCGCGACCGCGCTGATGCTGCTCGGCTGGCTGATCAGCGGGCTGCACATCACGGTGCTGGCCGTCGCGCTCGGCGCGGACCCGGGACGGGCCCTCGGGGTCGGGGTCGGCGGGTTCGCCCTCTCCGTGGTGGCCGGCCTGTTCGCCGTGGTCATGCCCACCGGGCTGGGCGTGCGCGAGGTCGTCCTCGCGGTCACCCTGGCCACCCTGGTCGCCGGCCCCGACCTGGTCACCCTCGTCGCGTTGAGCCGGGTGCTGCTGACCGTCGGCGACATCGGCTCGACCGGCGTCGTGCTCGGCCTGCTCGGCGTCACCGGCCGACGCCGCCCCGTCCCCGCCCCGGTCCCCGTCGACGAACTCGAAGGAGCCCCGTCATGA